In the Augochlora pura isolate Apur16 chromosome 7, APUR_v2.2.1, whole genome shotgun sequence genome, tattaatattaatatcgagaCTAGAAAactgaattctttttaatacttaaaCAATTGGCCAGATTAatactttctattttactgtatatgtatgtgtatatatatatatatatatatatataatattatatatatatattatatatatatatatatatatatatatatatatatatatatatatatcgttctTTTTTAGATACTCGCTTAactaaatgattaaattataaatcgtaaACAGCATAAAAACTGGTCGCCATGAGAAACAATCACCTCTGGGTCTAAAAAGTTACCGCAATAAATTCTCACTACCAtctatacttttttttaaaaataaaacataaacgaaaagaagaaaattacaaataatattttcgtaacaCAGAATAAGATCGAAgacttgtaaaataaattattgtccTTGGTGTGTAAGTTTGTCAACCGATCGAACGTTAAATgttaaggaaataaataatatatcgagtAACGATTCGAATCGAGAAAGGAGCAAGTttcaatttacattaaaacaGTGAATTCGTATCGAttacctttctttaaattaaggAACGTTATAATAGCCTTAATTCCTTTGCAGACATGTGAATGATCAGTCTTATACGATATTTCTCGAGTAGAAAAGTCATTagaagtaaaagtaaaaaatcgtagaaaagtCAGTTCGATAATTGCACAGTACTGCCCGCTTAATTGTCCCCGATTTGGGGCCGTATTATTGACTGAAGCACTCAAATatcgattcgataaatttgtaaaaaacaGGCAAGTTTAGATATCTAGACTAAGCTCCTTCAGAATCAAGTTCCAAAAATTTCTGATGGACACTAAAGCGGATAGCACTGTACACCTAATTAAGTACTCAATAGGAGCCCCTTCTGTacttataaatatgatattagaTTACGTTCGAAGCTATAAAAAGGGCAATGATTTTGGCTATGTTCCTTTCAAATTTGACAATCTTTTCCTGGATGTAATTCCAAATTTTgtcaattgaatttaaattcgtTGAATAGTTTTACCTGTTCGTTCTTTTCAAAGCGATCTTTGacttattatattcaaatattaaaccagtttgtttaaataatgcgACAAAACAAGTTCGGAAGGAACATAGCTTTTACATGTTCGTTTGATTAGAATTCCCATTTGGTAGCGGATTCGTAATCTGTGTCTCCCAGACGCAGTGCCCCGTTTTTACCTGCAGTCAGATATCTTCCTTCGGCAGTATGTTTGATGCAAAGACGAGATGGCTCCCTCAGTTCCAAATAGAAGCCGTCAGAAGATATGTCTGAGTCCACATTGACTCCTTCGCTATCTGCATGCCAGTACTTACCATTTTGACCTGTGATACAAAACCATTTAGCACCTAAATTATTCTACCTTCACACGAAAATATTACCTTTAAATCTAACAATTCCCTGTTCGCATCTTTCCACTCTAATGGTCTCGTATATGGCTTTGTTGCATTCAAGTTTCGAACTAGATGCGCTCTTAGGCCCTACGAACCCTTGTTCACATCGCAGAACCAAAACAGGTCTGTTCATCAAGTAGAAATAGTATTTAGTGGCGCCCAAGTCTGCTCCGTTCACCGAGTCTGCATTCGCATAGAGGTGTCCAGAGCGTTTAGTTGCAAGAAATTTGCCATTGTTGGCACGCAGAGCCACTGTGCCATCAGTGGATTGCCAGACCAAGTCAAACAGAGCATTGGAGGAACGTTTGTGTTCTGATGCTTGGATTCCTCCTCCAGCCTCAAGACTCCAATAACGGTCCTGCATGGTACGCACATACCACCTCTTGGTGACACGATCAAACTCCAATTGGAAAGTCTCGTGTCCAGAGATTTCATCCTGGTTAGCCGTTACATCAACACCTGCAATAGaggtaatataaatatatattaagtccagtattacatattacagtaaatatataaataccttGTTTCACAGAAACGTATCGTTGATTTAAAGCGGCGACAAACGAAGCTTGTGGCAGCGATTCTTCTAAAGAAAACAACTCGTCTCGTGTCACAGTTGTAGATCTTGATTTTAAAACAGCTTTACTTCCAATGGGTGCTAAGTATGCTCCATATAAATccctttaaataataatattcttcattATTCTTGAAagatctttaataataatataaaatattaataatattgaaccTCAGTGCAAGTAGCCCAGCGTGAAATTCAGCTGCATATAAACAATCGCGAGTACAAGAGTCCAAAAGTTTTCCATCGCGTgctaaatatttgttgttgcAAGTATGAAGTGCATAATGTCCACCTTCAGACTTAGTATTCTCCTGGCTATTGTCTTCCATAGAAGCAGGACGAAATTCTAAAGTGAACAAGGTATCCTCACCCCAAGGAACTGGTGCATCCACATGAATTTCATCTTGTGTGGCACTCAAATGCGCGAATCGCTTTCTTCCAGCTGACTTCAGATTGACCTAAAAAGACAAATgatgtaatttcaatttgtgaatttctaattaaacagTAGATTCTTTAATGACTTACTTGAGGTCTAGCTGCAAGATGTACAAGCCAGTACTCTGCCTCACCAGGAGCTTTGGCCATGCATTTGAGTTCATCTTGGCTTGAACCCAAGAAATATCCACGCTGAATATTCTTCAATGCCCACCTTCCActtccttttaaaaaattaatccaaTGTTCatgtatgaatataaataattcattgcacaaaataatttttttagactTTCTCCTTTGTGTTTttgattaacaaaaaatttacaaCTACCATCAGAAGCcaattgaatttgaaaagCACAGCCAGGGTCTGATGGGTCCTCTGCCTCACAGGTAACATTTCCAAACTGATCCACAGCCAGATAACGATCCAAGTGAGATCTAAGGTAGACTTGCTGTTCACTGCCCTCCAACATCCACAATTGCTTCTTTTTTAGACTGGACCCATTTGCATTGATTTTGAAACCAAAGGTTTCTGCTGTAAGGTACTTAAACTTTCCATTTATTAATCCAACCTGAAAATACATACAcatttattgtgaaaatatttatacaattaaattttatttcgtatcttatttaatactaactaaaaatttttttataaaagtttatggAGATATTAAAATCACGTGCCTCATTTAACTCTATTAAAACGTTTATAagaagtaaaattttaattatttcttattaaatgtaaaatttatgatGGCATTTATTCATATGTTTATGTaagattcattatttatacgaaGTAGGAATTCATCATTTATACGATTACACATTTTGTTCGAGTTTTCTCCTCAAACGTTTTGTGCTGTATGGGGTAGAATTCTACCCCAATCGATCTTTCAACGCCTCTGTTCGAGGACTAAATGGCTACCAAGGTCATTTACTTGGATTTCGGAGTATTTAAATGCATTGTCCAAAATGATCAATCTCGgtttatttttctgtagaatttacgtttacaataaaaaaaatgatctaTGCCACGTCTTAATGTGTTAAAGTTTGAAACAATCAGCTACAGATAATTAATAGCTGTCGTGATAAAGTCAACAAttccgataaaaatataagtacgTTTAACATGTGTGGGATATTTGtagaattaaagtaaaaaaaacaCAGTGTtaaggaattaaaaattaccgtCCATCCTGTCTTCTCGTTTGTATTTTCGTTACCGAGATTCTCAGAACCGTTCGTCTGCATCATTTACTTGAATTGCTTCACGTTTTAACTCAAAAcctaatttaatagaaaaacaaCATTATCATTAATAGTTTTTGTGGTTATACAGAttcgttcaaataaaatataacaggTAATTTCACTGTAATTCTTACGTCAGatcatttgcattttattcgaacgatctCATTCACTTgaacaagaaattatttgggaatgatttattcgtataaaatcaAGTTATTTCTCTCcgttatttcgaaaataataaattaggtGAAAACGAATcgttatttttgattttacatGTCCGATGCGAGGTAGATAGTAGCAGAACATCAGGACATTTTCAGGGTCAAGATCGTGTTACCATAGCGATACAAGCCTGACCTAGCCAGAAAACTCCTACACAAGCAGCTATTCGTTAACatgattgaatatatttctatttttaaacgaaaatctCTTCTCTCCCAAAGGGATACTTTATTTTCAACTCTGAATTCGGTGACTCATTTGTACGTGGCTTCCGTCTGGGTGGGGCCAACTCGACGAATGGAAAAGACGATAACAGAACCTTTCGCCCTTTACCAAAATTTTCCCGTTTCGCCCGCAAAGAGAGATTTCTCCCAcaaacgttttatttttaacattgtgCAAGTATCAATCATGGAAATCTcttatttgcaattaaaacatgtttgtttcgatatttacaaatattccCATTTACTCATtttagcaaaatttttaattaaacggggaacaaatggaaaaatgaatatgTTGTAGCATCGGTAACATTTTTTACAGTTAGTCAAGATGAAGCATCAAAACACAATACGCTACacaaatttgtattacaaCTATAACGAGGACGTTGTAACGACAACAAAAATGAGCCGagtcaatttaaaaaaataaacaaaaattgtgttCGACGTCAAAGGGCGATTTGTAAAAGCGCAATGTAAAATCAATAACACCATGAGAAGACCGTAAGGGTGACTGAAAACTTCATTTAGTCAATCCCAAAACATTCGATCGCGTAATTGAAGGTCACAAGGAACATATCGGTTCGTGGTAGTTCGAAATTCTTGTTTAATCCGAAAGTaaacattaagaaaaatacaaatgaaaaaatgttgccacatacattttcaaaatatattatacatggtACGAAATATATATccgaaatttgtaaaaatagtgATTCCATGGAAATTAAAGAATCGCTAATGTATATGCATACAACTGTTTCACGGTCACGAGTCAACAATTAAACAGATGAACTCTCGGACGCCAGTGGCCGGGTCAATTTCGTGCCATCACttcaaaaatcgaatttctatAGTACGGATGACAAACTtgaatctttaattatttgtacaaaaatcTAATAAACTTGTCTGTTGTAAGAACatttacaaatacatataaaaaaatgttcaagcGGTGATTTGAACGAGCCGAAGCATCAGCGCTCGAGagaattataacaatatagaaattgtaaagCTTGTTACTAAGCAGGTAACTCACCGGCTAGGGAAACAGAACGGAAGTCGTAGACGTCGTAGTGCAGGATCACCGTAAAACAGACAGTACACGCAGGAAGTGCGAGTCACGAGCAACAAATTACGTTCGTCACAACAAAGACACCCGGCGACTGACTTGATTCGTTCGTTCACTCGTTCCTGGTCGTGAAAAGGATCCCGTAAGACGCGAGACGCATGCGCGACACCGGCATTGGTCAGGACTGTGCATAGAATGATAGAACACAGTGCAGCAACATACGTCTTCTCTAACGTCACGATATCATCCCCGTCATTCCACTGCGCAGAGATCTGCGCGTAGAAATAGGTACAACTTCAGTTGTTGCGATTTAAGATACAGCCACTTGTGGCGGTAGTATCACTTCTCCAGCCAATCGGCAAGCAGGAGATCCCTCTCGCGTCATCTATACTGGCACGAGACACCGCCCAAATCACGCAACGGCATGGAGGAAATGTTGTTTGAATCCTTAGATGCTTCCACCGTTATTGTAATGATTTCTTCTAAATAGAGgtaaagaatattaatctAGAGGGTTTATAACCTGCCTGTAAGATTGTCTTCTTTATATTCTGTAAGAAAATAcgatatatttgatattaatatagaattttatcgtaaaccattttttcaaaagataTCTGAGATTTATTGGTAATAGCTATCCAGCGTGTTTCCTgcatactataaattattttgtaggtCTACGATGGACATGTATTATGATCATTATCTCGAGTTTTCACGCCaagaaattatagaagaaGAAACAAGAGTATCATTTCTTCGACAATCCTGTACGGCCCTGTGTAATTCTGTCAGGATATCGCGCGTGCGCGTTTTCAACGAAAGGATAGCGATAGATAGGGGAtagagaaagaacgaaagaacgGTGGGGATCAGACGTACACATCGAACTGTCGGACTGTCGACTTTCCGGAGGGCCGTGAACTGCAGATCGACGACCCTGCTTTGCGATCGCTATTTTCTCAGTTGCCGTTGCAACGAGATTTTTCTGCCGGCACAAAAACAATGTAGTAGAATTCCTAAAACTTTTATGTACATTATCCATTTTTTGGAAGGTGACGCTTGAGAAATGCTCTTAGTCACAGTGGTTCTTTTCCCTTTAGACTCTATGTTGGAAGAAGTATAAAGTTGTAGAAGTTATTATGATCTGAGAGCGCTCcgaatgttttttttcctTCTAAAGAATCTTATCTTGAAACATGCAAATTACTGTCTTCAAGCAACCTCGAATGTTTAGAACgacacattttttatttacaagaatttGTTTCCGCGTTCGACTGGAATCATTTGTACAGCGTTTTATTGGCagttaaattaattggaaaaatgatttgtgAAACAAGGAACGAAAGAATGTGACTGTTATTTTTGCACCAATCTGATTCTCAAATCTccattttccaaatatttgaATAGCATTCGAGCCTGCCAGATGTTGTACAGATTATGCCTACAAATGTGCTGAATCTATATAGTTGGTAATTTAATCTTACTGCCACAGACAGTTTACAGTTAAACGCTATACAGTTATTTCGTTCTATTTGCACTACGATATAGACCCTCTGAGATCGCAATTAACGTTTTTAGAAGGAATCCTGTGCCACTTGTGGATTTGccaatctaaaataataataacctcCCGTAGTTCAcctgtatttaaataaagtatc is a window encoding:
- the Singed gene encoding fascin domain-containing protein singed, whose product is MMQTNGSENLGNENTNEKTGWTVGLINGKFKYLTAETFGFKINANGSSLKKKQLWMLEGSEQQVYLRSHLDRYLAVDQFGNVTCEAEDPSDPGCAFQIQLASDGSGRWALKNIQRGYFLGSSQDELKCMAKAPGEAEYWLVHLAARPQVNLKSAGRKRFAHLSATQDEIHVDAPVPWGEDTLFTLEFRPASMEDNSQENTKSEGGHYALHTCNNKYLARDGKLLDSCTRDCLYAAEFHAGLLALRDLYGAYLAPIGSKAVLKSRSTTVTRDELFSLEESLPQASFVAALNQRYVSVKQGVDVTANQDEISGHETFQLEFDRVTKRWYVRTMQDRYWSLEAGGGIQASEHKRSSNALFDLVWQSTDGTVALRANNGKFLATKRSGHLYANADSVNGADLGATKYYFYLMNRPVLVLRCEQGFVGPKSASSSKLECNKAIYETIRVERCEQGIVRFKGQNGKYWHADSEGVNVDSDISSDGFYLELREPSRLCIKHTAEGRYLTAGKNGALRLGDTDYESATKWEF